A stretch of the Microcoleus sp. FACHB-672 genome encodes the following:
- a CDS encoding alpha/beta hydrolase produces MSLEVITIPPASGQPPVGLVIVLHGWGANAKDLASVVPVLNLPDYQFICPNAPFSHPRMSTGKAWYNLEQQDSKGLTESRQLLKDWLKSLESTTGVPLSRTILCGFSQGAAMTLDVGLTLPLAGLICLSGYLHPNPQPAGKISTPILIVHGRQDYMVPLRAAQQARDTLTALGLPVKYQEYDMGHEIVPAAIVLMRSFIVETVSNTR; encoded by the coding sequence CTGTCACTAGAAGTTATCACCATACCACCGGCAAGCGGTCAACCCCCTGTTGGCTTAGTCATTGTGCTGCATGGCTGGGGTGCCAACGCCAAAGATTTAGCATCTGTGGTGCCGGTGTTGAATTTACCGGATTACCAGTTTATCTGCCCAAACGCCCCCTTTAGTCATCCCCGGATGTCTACCGGCAAAGCGTGGTACAACCTGGAACAACAAGATTCCAAGGGATTAACAGAAAGCCGGCAACTATTAAAAGATTGGTTAAAATCCCTCGAAAGCACCACCGGCGTCCCCCTTTCGCGCACAATTTTATGCGGATTTTCTCAAGGTGCGGCAATGACGCTGGATGTGGGATTAACTTTACCCCTTGCCGGTTTAATCTGCCTTAGTGGCTATTTGCATCCAAATCCTCAGCCAGCCGGCAAGATTTCCACACCGATTTTGATTGTACATGGCCGACAAGACTATATGGTTCCTCTGCGTGCTGCCCAGCAAGCGCGAGACACTTTAACTGCTTTAGGATTGCCGGTGAAGTATCAAGAATACGACATGGGGCATGAAATTGTGCCGGCTGCCATTGTTCTGATGCGAAGTTTTATTGTGGAAACCGTGTCGAATACCCGCTAA
- the coaBC gene encoding bifunctional phosphopantothenoylcysteine decarboxylase/phosphopantothenate--cysteine ligase CoaBC yields MYGRRVLIGITGGIAAYKVCDVISTLAKAGAEVRVIMTDSAQEFITPLAVATLCRHPAYTDANFWQPTHKRPLHIELGEWAEIFAIAPLTANTLAKLTYGMADNLLTNTVLASTCPILLAPAMNTDMWEQVPVRRNWQLIQTDSRYHSVGPDAGILACDRVGSGRMAEPEQILTQIESLLHTAGKRDLAGKQILISAGGTREHLDPVRFIGNPSTGKMGIALVQAAVHRGAKVTLVHAPMETKMLASVQQVRTIAAGSAAQMQQAMLECFPDADLIIMAAAVADVKPAHYTAQKLPKRALPASLPLEPVPDIVAQLSTLKQPHQRLIGFAAQTGDILTPARRKLQTKKLDAIVANPIDIPDAGFGSNTNQAIFLNSEGRQVEIPPCSKLQLAHHLFDFLQEEAGN; encoded by the coding sequence ATGTATGGCAGACGCGTTTTAATTGGTATCACCGGCGGTATTGCAGCTTATAAAGTCTGTGATGTGATTTCAACCTTGGCAAAAGCTGGGGCTGAAGTTCGGGTAATTATGACGGATAGTGCCCAAGAATTTATCACACCCCTAGCGGTAGCAACCCTATGCCGGCATCCCGCCTATACCGATGCAAATTTCTGGCAACCCACCCACAAACGCCCGCTACATATTGAGTTGGGGGAATGGGCAGAAATTTTCGCAATCGCGCCGCTAACCGCAAATACGCTGGCAAAATTAACTTACGGTATGGCAGACAACCTGCTGACGAATACCGTCCTCGCTTCTACTTGTCCGATTTTGTTAGCACCGGCAATGAATACAGATATGTGGGAACAGGTGCCGGTGCGGCGAAACTGGCAACTAATTCAAACCGATTCCCGATATCATAGTGTCGGCCCTGATGCCGGTATTTTAGCCTGTGATCGGGTAGGTTCCGGACGTATGGCAGAACCTGAGCAAATTTTGACCCAAATTGAATCGCTGCTACATACTGCCGGCAAACGAGATTTAGCCGGTAAACAAATTTTAATTAGTGCCGGTGGAACCCGAGAACACTTAGATCCGGTGCGCTTCATCGGTAACCCTTCGACAGGTAAAATGGGCATCGCCTTAGTCCAGGCAGCCGTCCACCGGGGTGCTAAGGTGACACTGGTTCACGCACCAATGGAGACAAAAATGCTCGCCTCTGTGCAACAAGTGCGAACCATTGCCGCCGGCAGCGCAGCGCAGATGCAACAGGCAATGCTTGAATGTTTTCCCGATGCTGATTTAATTATCATGGCGGCAGCGGTAGCCGATGTTAAGCCGGCGCATTACACAGCCCAAAAGTTACCAAAACGAGCACTGCCGGCCTCTTTACCTTTAGAGCCGGTGCCTGATATTGTGGCGCAATTAAGCACGCTCAAACAACCTCATCAGCGTTTGATCGGATTTGCCGCCCAAACCGGCGATATTTTGACGCCGGCGCGGCGGAAATTACAGACAAAAAAATTAGATGCGATTGTTGCCAATCCGATTGATATCCCGGATGCCGGTTTTGGCAGCAACACCAATCAAGCCATCTTTCTAAATAGTGAAGGCCGGCAAGTTGAAATTCCCCCCTGTAGCAAGCTGCAACTCGCTCATCATCTCTTTGATTTTCTTCAAGAAGAAGCCGGTAATTAA
- a CDS encoding Crp/Fnr family transcriptional regulator — protein MKVHNRLLTALPREVSEKLAPHLKLVSLERGKILHLPGETIHDVYFPLDCLISITITMKDGSTAETGVIGNREMLGVNAFMGGSETTQTEYIVQIAGTGLKTDASVLLDLFDHNKEVRDLLLRFTQALIAQISQTTACNRLHVLEQRFGRWLLESQTRMESDELLLTQEFLGHMLGVRRAGVTQAAQKFQEKSLIHYSRGRVHIIDQQGLEAAACECFKTVGDEYNRLLGAK, from the coding sequence ATGAAAGTCCACAATCGGCTGCTTACTGCCTTGCCTCGTGAAGTATCCGAGAAACTCGCTCCCCATTTAAAGCTTGTCTCCCTAGAGCGGGGCAAGATCCTCCACCTTCCGGGCGAAACGATCCACGATGTCTATTTTCCCCTGGATTGCCTGATTTCCATCACCATCACCATGAAAGACGGTTCTACCGCTGAGACGGGTGTCATTGGCAATCGAGAAATGCTGGGTGTCAACGCCTTTATGGGGGGCAGCGAAACCACGCAGACGGAATATATCGTGCAAATTGCTGGCACGGGGCTGAAGACAGATGCGTCGGTGCTGCTGGATCTGTTTGATCACAATAAGGAAGTGCGGGATTTATTGCTGCGTTTTACCCAAGCGCTAATCGCGCAGATATCGCAAACAACCGCCTGCAACCGGCTTCACGTTTTGGAACAACGCTTTGGACGTTGGCTGCTGGAGTCTCAAACCCGGATGGAATCGGACGAGCTGTTGCTGACACAGGAGTTCCTTGGCCATATGCTGGGCGTGCGCCGTGCCGGTGTCACCCAAGCCGCGCAAAAGTTCCAAGAAAAGAGTCTCATCCACTACAGCCGGGGGCGCGTCCACATTATCGACCAACAGGGACTAGAAGCAGCAGCCTGTGAGTGTTTTAAGACTGTCGGGGATGAATATAATCGCTTGCTAGGAGCAAAGTAG
- a CDS encoding CheR family methyltransferase: protein MISNTPTLNLPENSNELPFEDGEAFETFLNYFWEEYGFNFTYYKRANLMRRVGQRMKSLALSSYKDYIKYLKAHSEESTALLKFIPINHTCFFRDAETWDHITTDVIPHIIANQKSDELIKVWSAGCASGEETYTLAILLIEALGVEQFNRQVRIYGTDIDPEALYLARQGKYSQNQMVGVPPVFQERYFEEINQSYIFRKEFRHPIVFAQSSLLENAPISQVDLLVCRNTLMYFNVSGQNRVLYRFHFGLKNKGILVLGNKERPNTGIDNVFFSGVSQQNRIYKKVSTTYSARQLIEAFQQRRPGEL, encoded by the coding sequence ATGATTTCAAACACTCCAACGTTAAATCTACCAGAAAATAGCAATGAACTGCCCTTTGAAGACGGAGAAGCTTTTGAAACTTTTTTGAACTACTTTTGGGAAGAATACGGATTTAACTTCACGTATTATAAACGAGCGAACTTGATGCGCCGAGTCGGGCAGCGAATGAAATCACTTGCCCTATCAAGCTATAAAGATTATATCAAATACCTAAAAGCGCATTCAGAAGAATCAACAGCTTTGTTGAAGTTTATCCCCATTAATCATACTTGTTTTTTCAGAGATGCTGAGACTTGGGATCACATCACGACCGACGTTATTCCGCACATTATTGCCAATCAAAAATCTGATGAGTTGATTAAAGTCTGGAGTGCTGGGTGTGCATCTGGAGAAGAAACTTATACTCTAGCAATTCTACTCATTGAAGCCTTGGGAGTCGAGCAATTTAACCGGCAAGTTCGGATTTATGGAACGGATATCGATCCAGAAGCTCTTTACCTTGCTCGTCAGGGCAAATACTCTCAAAATCAAATGGTGGGTGTTCCCCCGGTTTTCCAAGAACGATACTTTGAAGAAATTAATCAAAGTTATATCTTTCGCAAGGAGTTTCGGCATCCAATCGTCTTTGCCCAGAGCAGCTTGCTTGAGAACGCTCCTATTTCTCAAGTAGATTTATTGGTGTGCCGCAATACTTTGATGTATTTTAACGTGAGTGGGCAAAATCGAGTTTTATATCGCTTTCATTTTGGGTTAAAAAATAAGGGAATTTTGGTCTTAGGCAATAAAGAAAGACCAAACACTGGCATTGATAATGTTTTCTTCTCTGGAGTCAGCCAGCAAAACCGAATTTATAAGAAGGTTTCAACAACTTATTCAGCTCGCCAATTAATTGAAGCATTTCAACAGAGGAGACCCGGAGAATTGTAA
- a CDS encoding PAS domain-containing protein, which yields MNTKVFTQQVKVISDRLANLYQGLNTSAAVPEALLPSALKELGIVSERLQLAAKMLYHQNEQLLLADQTAKAERRRYQELLEFIPDPCLLTDATGIIQETNRAAAELLNLPQNLVIGQSLTAFIAPQTRKQFQTQLQQFQQSPWKQQCQLDLQPRHDIAFRVSAVVEGSRPAIDEPLTLRWLLCRHKDESLAKTPEQSDSNAELNYPVRVYYKGEAIPLNPQIIWQVRSGLVKLTTFSDNGQEVLVGLAGAEAPFGPSLTALPLYAATALSDTELCSIPVADFESSATLRHRLLPQISRRLRQTELLLTVYGQIRVADRLYSLLQLLKQEVGEPVADGTRLSVRLTHEELATACCTTRVTVTRLVSILQQQKKLRIDSQHHLILKG from the coding sequence ATGAATACAAAAGTCTTTACACAACAGGTTAAAGTCATCTCTGATCGCTTAGCAAACCTGTATCAAGGACTCAATACTTCTGCAGCAGTACCGGAGGCACTGCTGCCCTCTGCGCTGAAAGAACTCGGTATTGTCTCTGAACGGCTTCAGTTGGCCGCAAAAATGCTGTACCACCAGAATGAGCAGTTATTATTAGCTGACCAGACTGCAAAAGCCGAACGCCGGCGATATCAAGAATTGCTGGAGTTTATCCCCGATCCTTGCCTGCTAACCGATGCAACAGGAATTATTCAGGAAACCAATCGGGCAGCTGCCGAATTGCTCAACCTTCCGCAAAACCTAGTGATCGGTCAGTCTCTGACGGCATTTATCGCGCCCCAAACGCGCAAACAATTTCAAACTCAGTTGCAGCAGTTTCAGCAAAGCCCCTGGAAACAGCAGTGCCAGCTAGATTTGCAGCCACGTCACGATATTGCTTTTAGAGTCAGCGCTGTCGTTGAAGGTAGCCGGCCCGCAATTGACGAACCCCTGACCCTGCGCTGGTTGCTATGCCGGCACAAGGATGAGAGCCTAGCCAAAACCCCAGAACAATCTGACAGTAATGCCGAGCTGAACTATCCTGTGCGGGTTTATTACAAAGGAGAAGCCATTCCCCTTAACCCTCAGATCATTTGGCAAGTGCGTTCAGGACTGGTGAAATTAACCACATTTTCCGATAACGGTCAAGAAGTTTTGGTTGGCTTAGCGGGTGCTGAGGCTCCTTTTGGCCCTAGCTTGACTGCCTTGCCACTTTATGCGGCAACTGCCCTCAGTGATACTGAGCTATGCAGCATTCCCGTCGCTGATTTCGAGTCTTCTGCTACTCTCAGACACCGCCTTTTGCCACAAATTAGTCGCCGGCTTAGACAAACGGAATTGCTGCTAACAGTTTACGGACAAATACGCGTGGCAGATCGCCTTTACAGCTTATTACAGCTGTTAAAACAGGAAGTTGGGGAACCTGTGGCGGATGGCACTCGGCTAAGCGTTCGTCTCACCCATGAAGAGTTAGCCACTGCCTGCTGCACAACCAGAGTCACCGTCACCCGGTTAGTCAGCATACTCCAGCAGCAAAAGAAGCTGAGGATAGACTCTCAACATCACTTAATTTTGAAAGGATAA
- a CDS encoding ABC transporter substrate-binding protein, with product MIAQWRRWFCVIFLSLNLLMISGCQTFPNASVSEEGKQVIHLTMWHGINPPPNRDVFQKLVDNFNQTHPNIQVESLYVGQADQQLAKILTAVVGNAPPDILWFSPMLTGQLVELGAIRPVEDWLNQSPLKSGIDPVMFESMNLDGHTWSIPMGTNNIGVFYRPSLFKAAGITQLPRTWEEFRQAARKLTQDKNGDGRLDQHGIILSLGKGEWTVFTWLPFMYSAGGELVQADKPNLVNNGAISALQLWSDMVKEGSAVLSAPERGYEQDDFIAGRVAMQLTGPWTLGYLPQAGIDFDVMPVPVLEKPAAVMGGENLFVMKTLPAREQAAWEFLEYVLTEEFQTQWALGTGYLPINLKARKSQTYQDFIAKQPTLKVFLEQMEWTRSRPIIPGYSRLSDSLGRAIEATLLGGAPKEALEDSQKRLNLILD from the coding sequence ATGATTGCTCAGTGGCGGCGTTGGTTTTGTGTAATTTTCCTCAGTCTCAATTTGCTGATGATCAGCGGTTGTCAAACCTTTCCGAACGCGTCTGTCAGCGAGGAGGGAAAGCAAGTCATTCATCTGACGATGTGGCATGGCATTAACCCGCCACCCAACCGAGATGTATTTCAAAAGTTGGTAGATAATTTTAATCAAACTCATCCCAACATTCAAGTTGAATCGCTTTATGTTGGGCAAGCCGATCAACAATTAGCGAAAATTCTCACGGCTGTTGTCGGTAATGCGCCGCCGGATATTCTGTGGTTTTCACCCATGCTCACTGGCCAGTTGGTAGAATTGGGAGCAATTCGACCTGTGGAAGATTGGTTGAATCAATCGCCGCTAAAGTCTGGCATTGATCCAGTAATGTTTGAAAGCATGAACTTGGACGGTCATACGTGGTCGATTCCAATGGGAACGAATAATATTGGAGTATTTTACCGGCCAAGTTTATTTAAAGCAGCCGGTATTACTCAATTACCCCGAACTTGGGAAGAATTTCGACAAGCCGCACGCAAACTAACCCAAGATAAAAATGGAGATGGCCGGCTCGATCAGCATGGAATAATTTTATCTTTAGGCAAAGGTGAATGGACAGTTTTCACCTGGTTGCCTTTTATGTATAGTGCCGGCGGAGAATTGGTACAAGCTGACAAACCAAATTTAGTGAATAATGGGGCGATCTCCGCCTTACAATTGTGGTCGGATATGGTAAAAGAAGGATCGGCTGTGCTTTCCGCCCCAGAACGGGGTTATGAGCAAGATGATTTCATTGCCGGCAGGGTGGCAATGCAATTAACCGGCCCTTGGACATTGGGTTATTTGCCCCAGGCAGGGATTGATTTTGATGTGATGCCGGTGCCGGTGCTAGAAAAACCGGCAGCCGTCATGGGTGGGGAAAATTTATTTGTGATGAAAACACTGCCGGCACGAGAACAAGCAGCTTGGGAATTTCTAGAGTATGTTTTAACGGAAGAATTTCAAACGCAATGGGCTTTAGGAACCGGCTATTTACCGATTAACTTAAAAGCACGAAAAAGCCAAACTTACCAAGATTTTATTGCAAAACAACCGACGCTCAAAGTCTTTTTAGAGCAAATGGAATGGACGCGTTCACGGCCTATCATTCCCGGTTATTCTCGCTTATCTGATAGCTTGGGAAGGGCAATTGAAGCAACTTTATTAGGTGGCGCACCTAAAGAAGCTTTAGAAGATTCTCAAAAGCGCTTAAATTTGATTTTGGATTGA
- a CDS encoding DUF2555 domain-containing protein, which yields MVTSSIFKQEIATLTSDDVAKLAVRLEKDEYTDAFEGLNDWHLLRAIAFQRPELVEPYIYLLDMEAYDEA from the coding sequence ATGGTAACTTCGAGCATTTTCAAGCAAGAAATCGCTACTCTGACATCAGATGATGTAGCGAAACTGGCTGTACGGCTAGAGAAAGATGAATATACGGATGCCTTTGAGGGGCTAAATGATTGGCACCTTTTGCGTGCCATCGCATTTCAACGTCCAGAACTCGTTGAACCTTACATCTACCTCCTGGATATGGAAGCTTATGACGAAGCTTGA